ATCgtcgaaattaattaattatatgtacgtacatacatacatatgtaaatattgttaTATGTTAATATTTTGAAAGCCATTTTCTTATCTATTAAACATTTAGCTTGAGATTTTCGACGACTATGATATAGCGATAATGACCCTTGGGTGCCTAAGTCCATGATAATAACccatttttcccaaaaaattgcCTGATAATTTCATAGTTCAtgtattttatagttttattgaTTTCATAATTTACAACGGCATAGAAACGTCTATTTTTTGGAGGCACATTTAGCGGCTtcccaaatatgtatatttgcatctatatgtatgtataaatgttaaTAATGATATTACTTCTAAACCTTTTTTTTCCTCACTTCACTTCAGTCCGGCTTGCCATTCGCTGAGGTACTCTGTAAGAACCGTTACGTAGGCCGCACATTTATTCAGCCATCGACACGTTTGCGCAAATTGGGTGTCGCTAAGAAGTTTGGCGCGCTTTCCGAGAATGTAGCTGGCAAACGACTTGTTCTGATCGATGATTCAATTGTGCGCGGAAATACCATCGGACCAATTATCAAGCTGTTGCGCGATGCCGGCGCAGCAGAGGTACATATACGCATAGCCAGTCCACCGCTGCAATATCCATGTTACATGGGCATTAACATTCCCACACGTGAAGAGCTTATTGCCAACAATTTGAATGCAGAGCAATTGGCCCGACATGTGGGTGCAGACAGCTTGGCATATTTAAGTGTAGAGGGTCTAGTAAAAGCAGTGGAAATGAACAAACAAGTTTCTAGTCCGAATAAAAGCGGACACTGCACTGCTTGTTTAACCGGCGAGTATCCTGGTGGACTTCCGGAGGAATTGAGTTGGTAAATTTAAGGTATATGAAGAAAGTAGAACCAACGActgaataataatttacattattGTTCTTATAAAATCTCATAAGACGTACAGACATATACCGCGGAATATTATTTAAGTGTCGCGAGAAAacgttaaatatttattcaccTTAGAAgttgtcaaaaattttaaaggttataattattgatttatgcaTTATAAATATTATCTACACATAAGTATActccatttttaatttatgctatgtatgtataaaagataAGGGCCTTTAGATAAAAGGATATCTTGCATTTAATTAGCTGTCTAAACACTAAAAGCACAACGGGTATTTCTTAATAAAAGTTTGTGTActcttatatttacaaacaaatatgAATGCACATGTACAGTATACGTATACGTATGAAAAAACTTCTGCacaataatttttggaaattatttaatttgctacatttttgtttatattaagcATCTCTTCAATCAaagtacaataataaaaaaaaaaaaaataaatggaaaagcAACTGCTTTTAGATTTGTTTATCTGCGTAAATTCATTTATGCGGAATGACTGCAACTTGACATTTcttgttattgctgttattcAATGGAACATCATGTGAGGTATTGGAagaataatgataaaaataaatatagtttcaaATTCGTTACCTCTAATAGAAAGAACAATGACCCATCGagaaaaataacaattataaaatttaataattatgacAGTAGCTAATATAAAGTCACAATTAATTCTCGTGGAGAAGAAATTAgctattttcttataatttggacaaataaaaatttacctgCTTTTAATTTGAAGGGGGTAAACTTCATTGTTTTTATTAGAATGTCCGAGAAAAGAATTTCTATGTAATTGCTTATAATTTAGTAACGGGGTTGGTACTCAATACCAactatgtatactatatactcaCGTGCGAGATCGGAAATAATGAACACTAAATATATTTCTGGTATGAAAAAGCCTTTTTTTGCGTATGCAGTTTACAAACGCAATTTATTTCtcttaaattgttttattgttaCTATTTGGATTCGCATTTCccaattttttggtaaattatAATTAACATAACCGAAGGAATACAAAATCGTATAAGCTAACagcaaaaattatgtttaaatttaattgaaaaaaataataaaatattaattaaagaaatagaaTACCGAAAATAACTCAAGTAACCTAACTGCCTAaatgaagtgaaaataaaagtaatgtcAGCTTTACTTTAATTGAACAGCACATTTAGTCACGTTtgtttgctttataaaaatcaaagcaCCAGCTGATTGTTGATTTAACACatagatgtacatatacatttttgtataattattatttattttattttgcttatttttcggTATATTGTAATGCTATACCTTCAATTGGCTATAGgtatcatttttaattaatttattaatgacTCTAAATTATTACTTTAGTGTTGTTGCATTGGGTGCATGCAGATTgactaatattaatttatttccatGCTTGTTTTAATAGTTTGCGTGAAGCCAGATGCTTGACCACCAATGAACCGCTTGTTAGGGCCAGCAACACAGCCGTAATCAATGTGTAATCAAAGTCTTCTTTTAACAAATCAAATGTCTTTGATGGTGCAACGCGTGTCACGAAAATatctgtaaaaaataatttatatttaaaatgtttgtttattaaCAGTTATTTTGCAGCGAAAACTATAAAACCATTTTGCATTCATTAAATCTACTTAgataaattttcttaaagtactttgaaattttattgcccgACACTGACCTAAACCAGTAGCCAAAACCAAACATGTACTCTCCAAGCCACTGGGCGCTGTAAATATATTGCTTAAGCGTGCAATTGTCTGATTATAATTTATGATATTCTCCGTTGGCAATGGCAATTCAGGAATGTAAGGTATCGCACCCTCCTCTCGGCCCTGTGTGTTCGTTGTTATTGGGCGACGCGGATCGAGCAAAGCCCAAGGCATCTCAATAATGGCTCCACTTACTGTGCCaactataaaagaaaaacaaataattctaGTTTAAACTGCACGAATTGGAAGATAGAATATTGTCGACATACTCAGCACATGTTTGTTTGTTATGCCACGCTCTGTTATAGTCTCTCGCATTGTCTCCACTATTGTAGGTATGATATAAGATTGCCGTTCAACCATTGGCAAGGGGGGTGCATTTAATGAGCTCCAAACGGTGCTGTTGGCCTGTGTTTTACCTTCGTATAATTCTATTGTAGCTACAAAtattaaatagatttaaaatattgattcttgtttttttctaaccaaattgaaatatttactgATTTCAGTGCGGCGCACTTTGTCGTTATAGTACGAATAAGCTAGCCAGTTTTCAGAATGTACAATATGCACCGGTACTCTAGCGCGGCGGTGAGTCATGGAGAAAACAATTAAGCCAGATACAGCATCGATGAGATAGACATTCAATAAAACTGTTAAAATAAGAGAAACATGATAAATACAAATTTCTGTAAACGGTGTTGTAACTATACTCACATTTGTGTGTAGGATCGGTGGCTTGTGTGACCACAGCAATTAAATTGGGATTGATATACTTATAGAGCACAGACCGATCCACCAACACACGGCCTTGCGAGTGAACATGCTCTAGAGGATTTTTTCCAGCTATTGCGACTAGTTGATGGTCATTGTTGTGGCCACCTAGGCGCACATTCCAAATCGGTAGAGAACTTAAAACCTATCAgtacataataaaatatataaaaaaaataagtgcatatataaatttgtataataagCGCTCACATTGTCGGCATATTGTACAAAGAAACCGTCCAACACAGCCGTTGATTTGTCAGCAGTAAACAAATACATGCCATGTGCCTGAAAGTAAGCAATGAAAAATTCGCATATAAAAAAGTGTCattttatgtgtaaatattttaccATCTCTTGAACGTATTGAGGGTATACGGCAACATTGTTTTGTCCGTCAAGTAACAGTAGTCCTTTTATAGAATCCTTTTCCGATTCAGCTAACAGCGTAAGTTGTTTGATTTTGTAATTCAACTTTAATAGTCCACCTTCGGCGGGCTTACCATTGATGGGATTGAAGCGGAATAGCACGCCGTTACCGGTTAGCTGAAGACaccagaaaaaaatatacatacacataattgACGTTAGTAAAGTATTTTGCATATAATATTTACCTTTTCCTTAGCTACAACAGTGCAAAGCGGCTGTAGTGGGAAATGTTTAGATGTACGCTGTACCAGCAAGCGCATAGGTTCCTGATTTACGAAATTTTGAATATCGCTTAAATAGAGCTGCCAGTGGTGTTTACCGCTTATGTTATCAATGCCAAATATTTTACCGCTGCGTGTCAGCACAACTAACATTTTATGCAATCCAAAAGAGTCTCGTACTAGTCCAGCCTTCTGTGTATCGGTTGGTGGTTGTCCCAAGCCAATAACATGTAGAAATATGCTCTTAATTTGCATAGCTTGAGTAGAAATGCGGCGCAAAAATGCACTCACAATATCACCTAAAtagaattatataatatatacgagtatactttCATAGAAATTCAACTAAGCACATTtacatatgaaattaaaaaaattaggagTTGAAAGCAATTAAATGGTTCTCAAAACCAAGAGGGGGTTTTAAAGACCaaaattattatgtaaaataaaaatatatgtattatatgcatATTCACATAAGATAACATtttgcaaaatcaaaaatatgcaAACTAAAAATTAAGGAGCAGCCAAAAAACACGAATATTAgagtttttgtttataaatttttacaattttcactCACTTTCCAATCCCGTAGCATCCTCTTAAAATTCCAGATAACAGCGTAAAAAATTATcagagaaaattttaaaatacatatgtatatataaatatctaattAAAGCATCATATTTGATATTAAACTATTTCAAAGCCCGCGcaaggaaaaaaatatgtgggtatttttattgaagggaatatttgttttttatgtcaCTCTATGCACTTCACTTAAATTACTAAATGTTTAGCATACCTGTGTTCCCTCTCATTTCATTTTCTAATGTCCCCTCTGCATCGGCAAGCGGTAAATCAATAAATTCACTGGCCACTATATTCGCTAAGGACTCCTGTCGTACCCAGCGCAGCTTGCCTCTGTTCACGGCCAAAATAGACTCATCCTCTGTGCCGAGCACATACAAACAACCTTTGCTTTGTGACGCACAAGCGAATGTTTTCAACGTCGGTGCGCCATAATGATCAGCATAATCCATATTAATAGTCATTTCAGGCACTGGCTCACAACTATCCACATAGTGTCCTCGAATTTGTAAAACCTAAAAAAAGTAACTATAGTTGATAGTGGCGCTgacgtatttttttgtttctcagAAAACACATAACCACACTTTTGAAGTAAATatggttttatttatattttagaattaaGTTATTCTAAATCGGTTTAGTTAACCTTTGGTGGTTATGTTATCAGTAGAAAACAGATAAATGTCTGTAACTTACATTATTAACAACGTCGGCCTGCGCTAAAACTCGtcgtttttggaattttcccaaTATGAAACTATTGCTTTCATAATTGTTACATACAACCGAGGCTTCGTGTATGCTAACCAACCTCTTTCCGATCACATAAGCACCGCTTATTCCCTGTAATATAGCTTTTGTTAGAattgaataaaagaattggCATATAAATTTAACACCAACCTCCACAGCACGAAGCTTATCCTTTGAAACATTCTCCaaaatctttcgcaaaatttgTGGCTGGCTTGCCGTCAAATCGATACCTATCAACTGATTACCTTCCAAACAGGTATAGTAGACACCGCTAAGAACACATTTGTCAGCATTAATCCATCCAGCAGATATTCTTGCAGTTGTTTCTGTCGCCCGTCCAGTAGTAGCGAAATATGGCGTGACTTCAATATGACTATGCCATGTTGGAATCACATGATAAAGTATACCATTCTTATAGAACCAAAAGGATGATTCAGCGCGTTCTGTTTGAAGGGGCATTAGAGACCATTCCCATTCTAGATTACCACTAGCCACATTCCAACCACGTACTAAAGCAGGTGCATGACCTTGTACGGTAAGGACATCGAAACCGTGCTTTGAATTGGTTGGTGCTGCTGCAGTGCTCTCAGGTTCATTTATGTTCACTGAAGCCGTTCCCACCTGCATTAACTTCAGATCCCCACGTGGTAGATTTTCAAGTACTTGTCGCCATACTATTTTTCCAGTCTGAGGTTCCAATACGGCAACAACATTTTCATGAGTGCTAACCAGCAAACGTGGACTAAGGGAATTTAATTCTAAATGCGCCTGATCGACCGCTCCGATGTGTTGTATCT
The sequence above is drawn from the Bactrocera tryoni isolate S06 chromosome 1, CSIRO_BtryS06_freeze2, whole genome shotgun sequence genome and encodes:
- the LOC120782815 gene encoding ER membrane protein complex subunit 1 isoform X1, encoding MLPQTALCSRGLFVLSLLFFSNCVSALYEDQIKKFDWKIQHIGAVDQAHLELNSLSPRLLVSTHENVVAVLEPQTGKIVWRQVLENLPRGDLKLMQVGTASVNINEPESTAAAPTNSKHGFDVLTVQGHAPALVRGWNVASGNLEWEWSLMPLQTERAESSFWFYKNGILYHVIPTWHSHIEVTPYFATTGRATETTARISAGWINADKCVLSGVYYTCLEGNQLIGIDLTASQPQILRKILENVSKDKLRAVEGISGAYVIGKRLVSIHEASVVCNNYESNSFILGKFQKRRVLAQADVVNNVLQIRGHYVDSCEPVPEMTINMDYADHYGAPTLKTFACASQSKGCLYVLGTEDESILAVNRGKLRWVRQESLANIVASEFIDLPLADAEGTLENEMRGNTEDATGLESDIVSAFLRRISTQAMQIKSIFLHVIGLGQPPTDTQKAGLVRDSFGLHKMLVVLTRSGKIFGIDNISGKHHWQLYLSDIQNFVNQEPMRLLVQRTSKHFPLQPLCTVVAKEKLTGNGVLFRFNPINGKPAEGGLLKLNYKIKQLTLLAESEKDSIKGLLLLDGQNNVAVYPQYVQEMAHGMYLFTADKSTAVLDGFFVQYADNVLSSLPIWNVRLGGHNNDHQLVAIAGKNPLEHVHSQGRVLVDRSVLYKYINPNLIAVVTQATDPTHKFLLNVYLIDAVSGLIVFSMTHRRARVPVHIVHSENWLAYSYYNDKVRRTEITTIELYEGKTQANSTVWSSLNAPPLPMVERQSYIIPTIVETMRETITERGITNKHVLIGTVSGAIIEMPWALLDPRRPITTNTQGREEGAIPYIPELPLPTENIINYNQTIARLSNIFTAPSGLESTCLVLATGLDIFVTRVAPSKTFDLLKEDFDYTLITAVLLALTSGSLVVKHLASRKLLKQAWK
- the LOC120782815 gene encoding ER membrane protein complex subunit 1 isoform X2, producing the protein MLPQTALCSRGLFVLSLLFFSNCVSALYEDQIKKFDWKIQHIGAVDQAHLELNSLSPRLLVSTHENVVAVLEPQTGKIVWRQVLENLPRGDLKLMQVGTASVNINEPESTAAAPTNSKHGFDVLTVQGHAPALVRGWNVASGNLEWEWSLMPLQTERAESSFWFYKNGILYHVIPTWHSHIEVTPYFATTGRATETTARISAGWINADKCVLSGVYYTCLEGNQLIGIDLTASQPQILRKILENVSKDKLRAVEGISGAYVIGKRLVSIHEASVVCNNYESNSFILGKFQKRRVLAQADVVNNVLQIRGHYVDSCEPVPEMTINMDYADHYGAPTLKTFACASQSKGCLYVLGTEDESILAVNRGKLRWVRQESLANIVASEFIDLPLADAEGTLENEMRGNTGDIVSAFLRRISTQAMQIKSIFLHVIGLGQPPTDTQKAGLVRDSFGLHKMLVVLTRSGKIFGIDNISGKHHWQLYLSDIQNFVNQEPMRLLVQRTSKHFPLQPLCTVVAKEKLTGNGVLFRFNPINGKPAEGGLLKLNYKIKQLTLLAESEKDSIKGLLLLDGQNNVAVYPQYVQEMAHGMYLFTADKSTAVLDGFFVQYADNVLSSLPIWNVRLGGHNNDHQLVAIAGKNPLEHVHSQGRVLVDRSVLYKYINPNLIAVVTQATDPTHKFLLNVYLIDAVSGLIVFSMTHRRARVPVHIVHSENWLAYSYYNDKVRRTEITTIELYEGKTQANSTVWSSLNAPPLPMVERQSYIIPTIVETMRETITERGITNKHVLIGTVSGAIIEMPWALLDPRRPITTNTQGREEGAIPYIPELPLPTENIINYNQTIARLSNIFTAPSGLESTCLVLATGLDIFVTRVAPSKTFDLLKEDFDYTLITAVLLALTSGSLVVKHLASRKLLKQAWK